Proteins co-encoded in one Gopherus evgoodei ecotype Sinaloan lineage chromosome 4, rGopEvg1_v1.p, whole genome shotgun sequence genomic window:
- the LOC115650955 gene encoding complement decay-accelerating factor-like → MVFVATAARPACCHPFWLLGFVLLLLLPGACSQCGALPSLSHAIPSSTNHKEGFPIGTEVTYKCSAGFVKIPGKSDTVVCLSNSQWSNIEEFCSRSCLAPPRLKSAVLSAEDLRKNYYPVGTSVSYVCRPGYERTELSPVITCLENLTWGEAPEFCLGKSCSVPKSPEHGRLVDATNNRFGAKVNILCDDGYRVKGRTFIQCLLKGDQVEWSEPPTCEFIITQDKPTTVPPKGTEVTGISSGSALNTAGNSTALEGGGLGILIDIGIGTSIGIVVLGAVAAIIPLAVLKKNRIKVNAS, encoded by the exons ATGGTGTTTGTCGCCACTGCTGCGAGGCCAGCCTGCTGCCACCCATTCTGGCTCCTAGGatttgtcctgctgctgctgctgcctggggcttGCA GTCAGTGTGGGGCCCTGCCAAGCCTGAGTCATGCCATCCCTTCTAGTACTAATCACAAAGAGGGCTTCCCTATCGGCACAGAAGTGACATACAAGTGCAGTGCTGGCTTTGTTAAAATCCCAGGAAAGTCAGACACTGTCGTTTGCCTTTCAAACTCACAGTGGTCAAACATAGAAGAGTTTTGTAGTC GCAGCTGTCTTGCCCCGCCAAGGTTAAAGTCTGCTGTGTTAAGTGCTGAGGATTTGAGGAAGAATTACTACCCTGTTGGGACCAGTGTGAGTTATGTCTGTCGCCCAGGGTATGAGAGAACTGAACTGAGTCCTGTCATTACTTGTCTTGAAAATTTAACATGGGGGGAAGCCCCTGAGTTTTGTCTAG GAAAATCTTGTAGTGTTCCAAAAAGCCCAGAACATGGCAGACTTGTTGATGCAACAAATAACCGGTTTGGTGCAAAAGTAAACATACTTTGTGATGATGG ataCCGAGTAAAGGGGAGAACTTTCATCCAGTGTTTGCTTAAAGGAGATCAAGTTGAATGGAGTGAACCTCCAACTTGTGAAT TCATAATTACCCAGGACAAACCCACAACTGTCCCTCCCAAAGGAACAGAAGTAACTGGCATTTCCTCAG GTTCTGCGCTAAATACAGCTGGCAACTCTACTGCACTTGAAGGTGGAG GGCTTGGCATACTCATTGACATAGGCATTGGCACCAGTATTGGCATCG tagttCTTGGTGCAGTTGCTGCAATTATACCATTGGCAGTTTTGAAGAAAAATAG
- the LOC115651275 gene encoding complement decay-accelerating factor-like, with translation MSPGLPGPALALGLLALLLPGTRSDCGPLPKLNYAIPSDMDWIEGFPVNTQVTYKCRDGFLKIPGKSDTVVCLSNSQWSNINEFCGRSCDVPTRLKFAALNKEDEMKNYYPAGITVRYTCRPGYENITEMLLVSTCLDNLTWSEAPEFCRRKSCGHPGEVFHGRAVHKTEFLYGAKIDFLCEDGYKLIGRPFIHCVLKGDEVEWSELPACRAITCSSPPYIANGMYDGRGVENFAYNSTVTYRCDRGFQLIGAASIYCTTKDKTSGIWSGPAPKCKDTTARVLLKGNETSGTFSGSYNTSSNMVPEQHLKKKIKSRPYYVSQFQNKYFTITSSRSSSFPSGDLRTRDNWITPPLFRFAVPLYVNRNYCSVRTNERSICRQSYMGISGVLPSATCFQNLKWSEVPGFCGMCAAPPL, from the exons ATGTCCCCGGGGCTCCCCGGCCCCGCGCTGGCCCTGgggcttctggctctgctgctgcctgggactCGCA GTGACTGTGGACCCCTGCCAAAGCTGAATTATGCTATCCCCTCTGATATGGATTGGATAGAGGGCTTCCCTGTTAACACACAAGTTACATACAAGTGCCgtgatggctttttaaaaatccctggaAAGTCAGACACTGTAGTGTGCCTTTCAAACTCGCAATGGTCAAACATCAATGAGTTTTGTGGTC GTAGCTGTGATGTCCCAACAAGGTTAAAGTTTGCTGCCTTAAATAAGGAAGATGAGATGAAGAATTACTATCCTGCTGGGATCACTGTGAGATATACTTGTCGCCCAGGGTATGAGAACATCACAGAAATGCTTCTTGTTAGTACTTGTCTTGACAACTTAACATGGTCAGAAGCCCCTGAGTTTTGTAGAA GGAAATCATGTGGTCATCCAGGAGAAGTATTCCATGGCAGAGCTGTTCATAAAACAGAATTTCTGTATGGTGCAAAAATAGACTTCCTCTGTGAAGATGG gTACAAATTAATTGGGCGGCCTTTCATTCATTGTGTGCTTAAGGGAGATGAAGTTGAATGGAGTGAACTTCCAGCTTGCCGAG CGATTACTTGTTCTTCCCCTCCTTACATTGCCAATGGAATGTATGATGGCAGGGGTGTAGAAAATTTTGCTTATAACTCAACAGTAACTTACAGATGTGACCGTGGGTTCCAGCTTATTGGAGCTGCCTCCATTTATTGTACAACAAAAGATAAAACAAGTGGAATCTGGAGTGGACCTGCTCCTAAATGCAAAG ACACAACTGCACGTGTCCTATTAAAAGGAAATGAAACAAGTGGTACTTTCTCAG gttcttataATACATCCAGTAACATGGTACCCGAGCAgcatctgaaaaagaaaataaaaagcagacCATATTATGTATcacaatttcaaaacaaatatttcaccATCACTTCCTCCCGTTCTTCCTCATTTCCCAGTGGTGACCTGAGGACGCGAG ATAATTGGATTACTCCACCACTGTTCAGATTTGCTGTACCCCTGTACGTTAATCGGAACTATTGTTCTGTCAGAACAAATGAAAGATCTATTTGCCGCCAAAGTTACATGGGAATCTCTGGAGTATTACCCAGCGCCACGTGCTTTCAAAACTTAAAATGGTCAGAAGTCCCAGGGTTCTGTGGAA TGTGTGCTGCACCTCCACTTTGA